A stretch of DNA from Thiothrix subterranea:
ATGGGCAAGTGCTGACCATCGGCAATGTCACTGCGCAAGTGCTGCACACGCCGGGGCATACGGCGGATAGCATTTGCTTGCTGGTATCGGATGTGCGGCGCAGTGTTGAGCCGTGGTTTTTGTTGAGTGGGCATACGCTGTTTGTGGGCAGTGCGGGACGACCGGATTTGCGCGGTGAAGAAGAACGCATGGGCGGCTTGCTGCACGATTCGTTGTTCAACAAGCTGCTGACGTTGCCGGATCACGTTGAAATCTTCCCTGGTGCGCAAGCGGGTAGTGTGTGTGGCGCGGGGATTTCGGGCAAGCCGTCGTCCACGATTGCGTTTGAAAAGCGGTTTAATACTACATTGCTGGCGGATAAAGCGGCGTTTGTGGCGGCAATTCTTGCCGATTTGCCGCCACAGCCAGAAGGCATGGCAGAGATTATTCGGCGTAATGTGAGTGGGACGTAAGCATTAGCCAATTTGTAGACTCGCATCGGCGTAACGAATACGGCTTTTATGGGGGCGGGCGACCAAATAGGCTAGGGTTAGCGGCCCTAAGCGTCCGGCAATCATGAGGAAAATGACTACCACCCGCCCCGCTTCACTCAATTGCCCGGTTAAGCCCAGCGATAGCCCGACAGTACTCATGGCCGATACCACTTCAAAAACGATATTTAGGAAAGTGGCATTTTCGGTGGCATCCAGAATAAAAATGCCGAGAAAAATCAGCAGCATGGAGGTCATCGCCAAGGACAATGCCTTCATCACCTGTACCAGCGGAATGGTGCGTTTTAGCACGGTGACATCCTGACGTTGGCGCAGAAACGCATAAGTTGCCATCATTAACACCACAAACGTGCCGATTTTTAGCCCACTCGCGGTACTCAATGAGCCGCCACCAATAAACATCAGCAATAAAATCAACACAATAGAGGCATTAGTCATCGCCGCAATATCCAGCGTATTAAACCCCGCTGTCCGTGGTGTCACTGCCTGAAACCAAGCGGCTAATGCCTGATCCGATAACGACAGATTGCCCAACGTAGCCGGATTATTGGCTTCGAGCAGCCAAATCAACAAAAACGCCACGGTATTGATAATCAAGGTTGCCAGCAATATCAGGCGCGTATTGGTGCTAAATTGATGCCAGCGGCGTTTCTGCCGAATATCCATCAATACCGTGAAACCAATCCCGCCGATAATGAATAAAGTCGTAATGATTAGATTAACCCCCCAATCACTCACATAAGGGATTAGACCATTAGCATTCAGGGCGAACCCCGCATTGTTGAACGCCGAAATGGTATAGAAAAAAGCTTCCCAACTCGCTTGTCGCCACCCTAAGCTTGACTGCCAGGTGAGTGTTAACAAGATAAAACCCACGGCTTCAATCAACAGTGAATAAATCAGCACCGCTTTAGCCGTTTGCATCACTTTATCCAAACTGGTTTGGTTGAACGCCTCCTGTGCCACCCGTTGCTGGATAAAACTGATTTTCGTACCCAGCATAATCGCGCCTACCACTGCAAAGGTCATAAAACCCAAGCCACCGACTTGGATCAGCAAGGCAATGACTACTTGCCCAAACAGGGTAAAGTGCGTGCCGGTATCCACCACCACTAGCCCGGTCACAGTCACGGCTGAGGTCGCGGTAAACACCGCATCCAACCAAGCGGTCGGTGCATGGCTGGCAATAGGCAGTTTGAGCAATACGCTACCCAAGGCGATTAACAGTAAAAAACCCAGCGTCAGCAGCGCCGGTGGGCTGAGGTGAATAAGCCGCCCACGCCCAGACTTAACCCGCGAGAATCGCTGATAAAAACGCCAGATGTTCATGCGCTAAAACCACCGTTTTGCCAATGATTTAAGGGCAGACTGTGAGCCTGCCAACACCAGACGGTCTTCTTCTTGCAAGATAAAATCCTTGGGTAACACGGTTTTTATCTCCGCTTTACGTCTTAGCGTAACGGCTTGCACACTATCAGCCTCATTCAGTTGGCTGAAAATTTCACGCAGGGTTTTGTTATGCCATTGGGGTTTAACCTCGACTTCGACCAGATAGATCCCATTTCCTAAACGCATGAACTGGTTAATCATCGGGTAGTTCAAGGCTTGAGCGATACGCACACCCATTTCCACTTCGGGATGAATCACGCGGGTGACACCCAGCTTGGATAAAATGGTGTGGTGTGCCTTGGAAGCCGCTTTCACCCAGATGTTTTTCACGCCCAAGGTTTTCAGGTGCAAAATACACAGAATACTGGTTTCCAGACTACTACCAATCGCCACGACCACGGCATCGTATTGTGTAGCATTCAGTTCGCGCAATGCTTGCTCATCGGTAACATCTGCAATCAGGGCTTCAGTGAAGGAATCCGCTAAGCGGTTGACCAACTTAGCATCAGTGTCGACCCCGACGACAATATTGCCCAGTCTGACTAATTCCTTAGCAATCGCAGTGCCAAAGCGCCCTAAGCCAATCACCAAAAATCGTTCCACAGTTCACTCCTGATCCTATCAATCATTCAATAACGCCAGAACGCAGGCAACAACAACGCAAACACTGTCAGGTATTCCAGCCGCCCGATAATCATGGCAGCGGAAAGCATCCAGATCCCCGCATCGCTGACCGGTTGGAAATTACTGCCGACTACGCCAAACCCCGGCCCCAGTACATTGATGCAGGCGGCAACGGCGGTAAACGCTGACCAAGCATCCAAGCCCGTCATCATCAGCAGCAAGGTGAATACCACGCCATTGAACGCGGCAAAAAACAAAAAAGCCATCACTGCATTGAGTACCGCGTTATCGACGACTGCGCCGTTGTAATGAATCGGAATTACCGCATGAGGGTGCAACGCCAACTGGATTTGCCGCCGAAACATCTTAAACGCCACAATATCGCGAATGACTTTATTGCCCCCCGCCGTTGAACCGGCACATCCACCTAAATACGCCACAGTTACGAGAAACAAATCCGTCCCCGGCGGCCAACTGCTCAAATCCGCTGCGCCAAATCCGGTACTGGTAATAAACGACACCACATGAAAAAACGCAAAACTGACGGATTCGCCGATGCCATAACGCTCTTGTGCAAACAGCCAAACTGCCAAGCCTAATGATAAAAACACCACCATTAACACAAAGACTCGCGCTTCTTCATTGTGCCAATACACCTTGAAACGTCCGGTACTCAAAAAGCCAAAATGCAAGGCAAAGCTCACTGCCCCCAAGATCATAAAAACATTGCTAATACCCAACAGCAAATGGCTCTCGTAAAACCACATGCTGCTATCGTGCGTGGAAAACCCGCCAGTTGAAACGGTGGTAAAGCTATGTGCCAGCGCATCGTAAAACGTCATACCACCCCAGTAGTAAGCCAAGACGCACAGCAAAGTAATCAGTAAATACACCAGCCACAAGTAATGCGAGGTGTGCGCAATACGCGGGGTCAGCTTGTCATCTTTGACCGGCCCTGGGGTTTCTGCCCGCAATAAACGCATTCCCCCCACATTTAACATCGGTAACACTGCCACCACGAAAATCACCACCCCCAAGCCGCCCATCCATTGCAAGAATTGGCGGTAAAGCAAAAAGCTCGGCGGCATACTGTCCAAGCCGACCAAAATGGTCGCGCCCGTCGTGGTCAGGGCGCTAATCGACTCGAATACCGCATCGGTGAAGCTCACTTCCACAATCAACATGATCGGCAATCCCCCCAAAATGCCGGTTATAATCCAGGTCAAGGTGGCAAATAACAAAGCATCGCGGTACGACACGGTATTCAAACGGCGTTTCCATGCCAGTGCTACCAATAACAATGGCAACATAATCATGGGGATAGCCGATTCCATAAAGAACAGCGCCACCCCATCGTCAAACACCCAGCGGGATAACAGCCCAAAGCACAATTGCACCACGCCCATCCACAGCACTGGCACGGACAACAGCAGCAGGGTATTCGCCAGATTTAACATAAGGGTAAGGGGATAAACCGATAGCCAATGCCCGGCTCGGTTAAAATATAAGTTGGGTCATCGGCATCATCCTGAAGCTTTTTCCGCAACTGGCTGACAAAAATGCGCAGGTAATGGGTATCTTCCACATGGCTTTTACCCCAGATGCTGGTGAGCAACTGTTGCTGCGTAATCAAACGCCCCGGATGCCGCGCCAACATCACCAGCAAGGCAAATTCCTTGCGGGATAAGGTCAGCAATTGCGCTTTATGCCACACCTGATGGTTGGGAATATCAATTTCCAAATCGTTGAAAACCAGCCGTGCCGGGGTGGTTTCCTCGTTGCTACTCTCTTTTAAATCGCGCAATAACACCCGTACCCGCGCAATCAATTCGCGAATCCCAAACGGTTTGCTCAAATAATCGTTCGCGCCGCCTTCCAACAATTTGACCTTTTCCTCTTCGGCATCGCGGGCGGTGAGTACCAACACCGGCAAATTGCTCCAGGAACGCAAGGTTTGTAAGACCTTGAAACCGTCTTCATCCGGCAAGCCCAAATCGAGGATCACCAGATCAGGGCTTTCCAGTGCAATCATGTCGATACCTTGGCGGGCAGTGCTGGCTTCCAGATACGCAAACCCTTCCGCTTGCAGCGAAATGCGCATGAAACGCCGGATTTGCACTTCATCATCAATGAGCAAAATACGCTGTTGCATTAGGCTTGTTCCTCTGGGACGGCGGGTAAGCGGATGCGTACACCAAACGGTGCGTCCGGTGCAGTGGCAGGCAGCATGTCAATGTGACCTTGATGCGCATGAATAATCCCAGCGGCAACCGTCAAGCCCAAACCCGTGCCGCCTTCGCCGCTATCCCCGTTGCGGGTGGAATAAAACGATTCAAACACTTTGTGGCGCAAGGTTTCCGGTATGCCTGCGCCGTAATCCGTCACGGTGATTTCCACCCAAGGGGCAGCAAAGCGCAGTTTGAGAATGACGGCAGCACGGGAATATTTCAGGGCGTTATCCACGAGGTTATACAGGGCTTGAGCCAGCAAGGATTCGCGTACCTTGACTTCGGGCAGGGGTGGCAGTACGTCCAACCGAACTCTGGGGTTGTTCACCCGTTTCAGCACGTGTTGCACAATCGGCATGAGCGGCTGAATGGTGGTGGTGAAATTCATTGCGCCGTGTTGAATCTTGGTGGCTTGCAGCACGTTTTCGATGTAATGGTGCAGCCGGTGGCTTTCTTCCAACGCGCCGTTGATTAATTCATCCTGTTCGGCGGCGGGCAGCCGTTCGCGGTAGGCTTGCAAGGTACTCAATGTGCCGATAATGCTGGCGAGTGGGGTGCGCAGATCGTGGGAAACCGAGAGCAGAATGCTGGAACGCAAGCGGGTATGTTGCAATTCCGCCTGTTGCCGCCGGTACAACATTGCCAGTTGGCTGGTCAGCAGCGCAATCACCAGAAATACCAGCATACTCACGGTGTCTTCCACCTCGTGCATGTGCAAGGTGTAACGCGGTTCAGTGAAAAAGTAATTGAATGCCACTGCACCAAATACCCCAGCGAGGATGGCCGAGGCACGCTGCCCAATGAATGCCACCACGCCTACGCCCAGTTGCAGAATCAGCAACACGCCCAAGGGTGGCAAAAACCAGTTTCCCAATAACAGGGAAACCAGTAACGCCAATAGCATGATCAATAAGGCAGCCAGATAATGGTATTTCTCCAACGCCTTAAACACTCTTTGCATGAACAACACCTGTCATGAACTTGTATTACTAGGCTAGAGGGTGGGGGCGTAAAAAGACAATAGTGCTGTACGGCAATGGCGTAAAGTTTGCGTAAAATTACCGGCCTTGGTATTACAACCGCTGGAGCAATTCCGCTTTTTTGCTGGCAAATTCGTCGTCGTTGAGAATGCCTTTTTGCTTCAAATCTGCCAGCCGTTCGATCAGGGAAAAAATGTCGCCGTTGTCTGCGGGGGCGTTATTGCTATTGTTAACATTGTTGTTGTTTGGGTAGTACGGGGCAGGGGCGGGCGCAGGTGTTGGCACGAAGGGGGCAACGCCATTCACCGACACGATGGGCAATTGGTCGACTGCCACCGTGCCGTATTGACTGCTGAACGTCATGGAATTATTGCCGCCTTGCTGTTGCGATACGCCGCCGATTTGGTGATCCAGCGTGTTATAGACGGTGACTTGCCCGTTAATATCCACCGCTAAACGGCAGGTAGACGGGAAATAGGCGTAACGGCTGTTGTTTTGTGCGCCGGTAGTGGATGCCATGCCCAGCTCATCCGGCCACCAGTTGCGGCTGCCTTGGGGGTTGCTGGGGTTGTTGACTGGCATGAATACCGCTTGCTGCCCGCCCAATAGATTGGACAATTCCACACACAGGCCGTCGACTTTGGCTTTCAGGCCATAGTTGAACATATCGCCCACCATCGTCATGCCGCCTTGCATCCACTGCCCGCCGCCGCCGAGTTCGGGGTGGTTGAATTGCGCCATGGTGCCGTTGCCATTCATCACGGCGTAAAGCATGTGGGTGACGGCATCGTTGGAAACGCCGTAGCGTTGCGCCAAATTATT
This window harbors:
- a CDS encoding MBL fold metallo-hydrolase; the protein is MFFLQRAAPSNPSSLAYLFGCGGKGHAIAVDVHAEDVEWFLQQAAQQAVKIDYVIDTHIHADHVSGGRELAQRCGGDYCLHESSTPQFAFTSLKDGQVLTIGNVTAQVLHTPGHTADSICLLVSDVRRSVEPWFLLSGHTLFVGSAGRPDLRGEEERMGGLLHDSLFNKLLTLPDHVEIFPGAQAGSVCGAGISGKPSSTIAFEKRFNTTLLADKAAFVAAILADLPPQPEGMAEIIRRNVSGT
- a CDS encoding TrkH family potassium uptake protein, which encodes MNIWRFYQRFSRVKSGRGRLIHLSPPALLTLGFLLLIALGSVLLKLPIASHAPTAWLDAVFTATSAVTVTGLVVVDTGTHFTLFGQVVIALLIQVGGLGFMTFAVVGAIMLGTKISFIQQRVAQEAFNQTSLDKVMQTAKAVLIYSLLIEAVGFILLTLTWQSSLGWRQASWEAFFYTISAFNNAGFALNANGLIPYVSDWGVNLIITTLFIIGGIGFTVLMDIRQKRRWHQFSTNTRLILLATLIINTVAFLLIWLLEANNPATLGNLSLSDQALAAWFQAVTPRTAGFNTLDIAAMTNASIVLILLLMFIGGGSLSTASGLKIGTFVVLMMATYAFLRQRQDVTVLKRTIPLVQVMKALSLAMTSMLLIFLGIFILDATENATFLNIVFEVVSAMSTVGLSLGLTGQLSEAGRVVVIFLMIAGRLGPLTLAYLVARPHKSRIRYADASLQIG
- a CDS encoding potassium channel family protein codes for the protein MERFLVIGLGRFGTAIAKELVRLGNIVVGVDTDAKLVNRLADSFTEALIADVTDEQALRELNATQYDAVVVAIGSSLETSILCILHLKTLGVKNIWVKAASKAHHTILSKLGVTRVIHPEVEMGVRIAQALNYPMINQFMRLGNGIYLVEVEVKPQWHNKTLREIFSQLNEADSVQAVTLRRKAEIKTVLPKDFILQEEDRLVLAGSQSALKSLAKRWF
- a CDS encoding TrkH family potassium uptake protein, which gives rise to MLNLANTLLLLSVPVLWMGVVQLCFGLLSRWVFDDGVALFFMESAIPMIMLPLLLVALAWKRRLNTVSYRDALLFATLTWIITGILGGLPIMLIVEVSFTDAVFESISALTTTGATILVGLDSMPPSFLLYRQFLQWMGGLGVVIFVVAVLPMLNVGGMRLLRAETPGPVKDDKLTPRIAHTSHYLWLVYLLITLLCVLAYYWGGMTFYDALAHSFTTVSTGGFSTHDSSMWFYESHLLLGISNVFMILGAVSFALHFGFLSTGRFKVYWHNEEARVFVLMVVFLSLGLAVWLFAQERYGIGESVSFAFFHVVSFITSTGFGAADLSSWPPGTDLFLVTVAYLGGCAGSTAGGNKVIRDIVAFKMFRRQIQLALHPHAVIPIHYNGAVVDNAVLNAVMAFLFFAAFNGVVFTLLLMMTGLDAWSAFTAVAACINVLGPGFGVVGSNFQPVSDAGIWMLSAAMIIGRLEYLTVFALLLPAFWRY
- a CDS encoding response regulator translates to MQQRILLIDDEVQIRRFMRISLQAEGFAYLEASTARQGIDMIALESPDLVILDLGLPDEDGFKVLQTLRSWSNLPVLVLTARDAEEEKVKLLEGGANDYLSKPFGIRELIARVRVLLRDLKESSNEETTPARLVFNDLEIDIPNHQVWHKAQLLTLSRKEFALLVMLARHPGRLITQQQLLTSIWGKSHVEDTHYLRIFVSQLRKKLQDDADDPTYILTEPGIGYRFIPLPLC
- a CDS encoding sensor histidine kinase, translated to MQRVFKALEKYHYLAALLIMLLALLVSLLLGNWFLPPLGVLLILQLGVGVVAFIGQRASAILAGVFGAVAFNYFFTEPRYTLHMHEVEDTVSMLVFLVIALLTSQLAMLYRRQQAELQHTRLRSSILLSVSHDLRTPLASIIGTLSTLQAYRERLPAAEQDELINGALEESHRLHHYIENVLQATKIQHGAMNFTTTIQPLMPIVQHVLKRVNNPRVRLDVLPPLPEVKVRESLLAQALYNLVDNALKYSRAAVILKLRFAAPWVEITVTDYGAGIPETLRHKVFESFYSTRNGDSGEGGTGLGLTVAAGIIHAHQGHIDMLPATAPDAPFGVRIRLPAVPEEQA
- a CDS encoding SHOCT domain-containing protein, yielding MQTFTDYGQNAINNLAQRYGVSNDAVTHMLYAVMNGNGTMAQFNHPELGGGGQWMQGGMTMVGDMFNYGLKAKVDGLCVELSNLLGGQQAVFMPVNNPSNPQGSRNWWPDELGMASTTGAQNNSRYAYFPSTCRLAVDINGQVTVYNTLDHQIGGVSQQQGGNNSMTFSSQYGTVAVDQLPIVSVNGVAPFVPTPAPAPAPYYPNNNNVNNSNNAPADNGDIFSLIERLADLKQKGILNDDEFASKKAELLQRL